CTGCCAGCTCCAAGGCCAGCTGCCCTTGCCACGGCAGCTGCTAATTAGTGAGCTAGACTGCTGGGCCAACCAACTCACCAGCCTGCCAGAGCTGCCGGCCAGCTTGCAGCGGCTGTACTGCTACTCCAACCAACTCACCAGCCTGCCAGAGCTGCCGGCCAGCTTGCAGCGGCTGTACTGCTACTCCAACCAACTCACCAGCCTGCCAGAGCTGCCGGCCAGCTTG
The window above is part of the Candidatus Saccharibacteria bacterium genome. Proteins encoded here:
- a CDS encoding leucine-rich repeat domain-containing protein is translated as CQLQGQLPLPRQLLISELDCWANQLTSLPELPASLQRLYCYSNQLTSLPELPASLQRLYCYSNQLTSLPELPASLQRLECRHNHLDAATQARLRQRGFSY